A window of Streptomyces sp. NBC_01241 genomic DNA:
CCCTCGGGTAGGTCGTCTGCGATCCACTGGAGGGTGCCGTTGTGCAGCGGGGCCGTGCCGATGACGGTGCCGGAGGCGTCGCAGCAGAGCGCCCTGAGTTCGAAGCCCTGCTCGGCGGGGGTGAGGTCGTCGTTCGGGTCGGCTCCGACGCGGTAGTCGACGGCGCCCTCGGGGAGGGCAGTGGTGAGGCCGTCCAGGGGCGAGACGATGTGGTGCGGGAAGACCTGTGCGGAGCCGCCGCCGAGGACCCGGGCGTCCCGGGCGAGCGCCCCGCTGAGCGCGACCTTGCGCACGGCCGCCGGGTCGACGGGGAGCACGGCGCGTTCGTTGCGTACGAGGACGAAGGAGCGGCGGGCGACCTCGCGGGCCAGTGCGTCGCCGTCGATCGTCTCCGGGTACGCGGCCCCGTCCACGACGGGCGGGGCGCCGTCCAGGATGCCGACGCGCGCGGCCAGCCGCAGCACGTTGCGTACGGCGCCGTCGACGACGGACTCCTCGACGTCACCGGCGCGCACGGCGTCCGCGAGCGCCTTCCCGTACACCGTTCCGGGGCCCGGCATGGCGACGTCGAGGCCGCCCTCCACGGCGGCGACGGTGGAGCGGGCGGCCAGCCAGTCGGAGACGACGTACCCGTCGAAGCCCCATTCGCCGCGCAGCACCGCGTTCTGCAGATAGCGGTGCTCGGTCATGGTCGATCCGTTGACCCGGTTGTAGGCGGCCATGATGCCCCACGGGTGGGCGTTCTTGACGATCCGTTCGAACGGGGCGAGGTAGATCTCGCGCAGGGTGCGCGGGGCGACGAGGTTGTCGACGGTGAAGCGGTCGGTCTCGGCGTCGTTGGCGACGAAGTGCTTGACGGTCGTGCCGACGCCGCCGTCCTGCACGCCCCGGACATAGCCGGTGCCGATCTCGCCGGTGAGGTACGGGTCCTCGCTGTACGCCTCGAAGTGGCGCCCGCCGAGCGGGGACCGGTGGAGGTTCACGGTCGGGGCGAGGAGGACGTGCACCCCCTTGCGGCGGGCCTCCTGGGCCAGCAGCCGGCCGGCCCGGCGGGCCAGGACCGGGTCCCACGTCGCGGCGAGCGCAGTGGGCGAGGGCAGGGCGACGGAGGGGTCGTCGGCGCTCCAGGCGACCCCGCGGACGCCGATCGGCCCGTCGGACATCACCAGGGAGCCCAGCCCGACGGCGGGAAGCGCGGGCAGCGACCACATGTCCTGGCCGGCCAGCAGCCGCGCCTTGTCGTCGAGGCCGAGTGCGGCCAGCGCCGCGTCGACCGCGGCCTCGCGGGCCGCATCGGGGTTGGTGGGTGTGGACGCGCCTGCCACGGCCGTACCTCCTCGTCGGTGTCCTGCACGGAATCGTCTCCATACTGACCTCCTTACCAGTAGAGCAGTAGGTTTCGTTACCATCTCGTGACTTTCGATGGCGTACGGTCCTCGGTGCGGGACCGATGAAGCACCGAAAGGGGCCGGGGCGATGGTGCGGGCCAGAAGCACGGAGCGGCGGGCGGAGATTCTGCGCGCCACGCTCGAAGTGATCGCCGAGCGCGGCTATCGCGGCGCCTCGCTGAGCGCCGTCGCCGAGCGGGTCGGCCTCAGTCAGCAGGGGCTCCTGCACTACTTCCCGACCAAGGAGGCGCTGCTCATCGCCGTACTGGAGGACCGCGACCGGTGGGACACCGGCGGCAGCCCCCGGAGCGACGGCACCTGGCGGACCGATCTGCTGGGCTCACTCGTCGAGTACAACGCGATGCGGCCCGGCATCGTCCAGACGTTCTCGGCACTGCTCGGCGAGAGCGTGACGGAGGGTCATCCCGCACGGGAGTTCTTCACCCACCGCTACACCCAGGTCCGCGCGAGCATGGCGGCGACGCTGCGCGCGGAGTACGGCGAGCGGCTGCCGGGCGGTCTGACTCCGGAGCGTGCGGCGCCCCTGCTGGTGGCGATCATGGACGGGCTCCAGTACCAGTGGCTCCTCGACCCGGATTCGGTGGACATGCCCGTGGCGTTCCAGGATTTCCTGGCGCTGTTGCGGTCGGCGGAACCGGAAGCTCCGGAGAACCCCCGATCATGACATGACCTGCTACGACGTCACTCCAACAAGATCGACGGTCCCCACCTGCGGGTGATTTCCGGGCGATCTACGCGCGTCCGGGCGAAGGGCACCTCCCGGGCGCCCCAAGGTGGGCCGCATGACTTCCAAGCCCACCGGAACCTCCTCCGGCCTGCCCTCCCGGCGCACCATGATCACGGGCGCCGCCGCCGGTGCCGCCGCCCTCGCCACGACCGCCGTCGGCTCCGCGAACGCCGCCACGCCCCACGCCGTCGGCGCCGCCGCCGCGTCCGGCACCGCGCTCGCCCCCACGGCCGCCCCCGGCTCGGACTGGAACGCCTGCCTGACCATCGCCCGCGCCATCCTCGTACGCGACGAACAGGACCAGCCGCTGGTCCCCGCGTACCGCGACATCCTGCTGTCCAAGGGCCTGCCGCGCAGCCGCAAGGCCCCCAAGAAGGTGCTGGTCGTCGGCGCGGGCCCGGCCGGGCTCACCGCCGCCCACCTGCTCCGCGGCGCCGGGCACGACGTCACCGTGATCGAGGCCAACGGCAACCGCGTCGGCGGCCGGATCAAGACCTTCCGCACGGGCGGCCACGAGCACGCGAAGGCGCCGTTCGCCGACCCGAAGCAGTACGCCGAGGCCGGCGCCATGCGGATCCCCGACAGCCACCCGCTCGTCACCGGGCTCATCGACAGCTTCGATCTGAAGCGCCGCCCCTTCTACCTGGTCGACGTCGACACCGAGGGCCGGCCGGTCAACCACACCTGGATCCATGTCAACGGCGTCCGGATGCGCAAGGCCGACTACGCGGCGAAGCCGCAGGCGATCAACCGCTCGTTCGGTGTTCCCGCCGAGTTCGAGAACAAGACCGCCGCGACGATCGTGCGGGATGCCTTCAAGCCCGTGCGGCAGGAGTTCGAGGGCAAGGAGGGCCGGGAGCTCGTCGAGGGCTGGGCTCGGGTCATCCAGCGGTACGGGCACTGGTCGATGTTCCGCTTCCTGACCGAGGCGGCCAAGCTCGACGAGCGCACCATCGACCTCATCGGCACGGTCGAGAACCTCACCTCGCGGCTCCATCTCGCCTTTGTGCACAGCTTCATCGGGGCCTCCCTGATCAGCCCGGACACCGCGTTCTTCGAACTGCCGGACGGCACGGCCACCCTGGCCGACGCGATGTACAAGCGGGTCCGGGACCTCGTGCGGCTGGACCGCCGGGCCACCAGGATCAGTCACGGCGCGAACAGCGTCCGGGTCGAGACGATCTCCGAGGGCCGCGACGGCAAGCCGCTGGTGCGCGAGACGTTCACCGGCGACCGGGCGATCATCACCGTGCCGTTCTCCGGGCTGCGCCACATCCCCGTCGCACCCCTGCTCTCGTACGGCAAGCGGCGCGCGATCACCGAGATCCACTACGACGCGGCGACCAAGGTGCTGCTCGAATTCAGCCGCCGCTGGTGGGAATTCGAGGAGAAGGACTGGAAGACCGAGCTGGACCGCATCAAGCCCGGCCTGTACGACGCCTACCGGCTGGGCAGGGCCCCGGCCGACGGTTCGCTGCTCGGCGCCCACCCCTCCGTACCGCCCGGTCAGCTGCCGCCCAACCAGCGGGTGCATTACGCGGCGTACCGGGCCACCGCGCGCAACCAGCCCGAGGCGGCGCACGTCATCGGCGGCGGATCGGTCACCGACAACCCCAACCGCTTCATGTTCCAGCCGTCCCACCCGGTCAAGGGCAGCGCGGGCGGTGTGGTCCTCGCCTCGTACAGCTGGGCCGACGACGCGCTGAAGTGGGACTCGCTGGACGACGACGAGCGCTATCCGCACGCCCTGGGCGGGGTGCAGGACGTGTACGGGCAGCGCGTCGAGGTCTTCTACACGGGCGTCGGCGCCACCCAGTCGTGGATGCGCGACCCGTACGCGTACGGCGAGGCGTCGGTGCTGCTGCCGGGGCAGCACACCGAGTTGTTCGCCGATGTGCGCTCGGTGGAGGGGCCGCTGCACTTCGCCGGCTGCCACACGTCGATCAAGCCGGCCTGGATCGAGGGGGCCCTGGAGTCGGCCGTCAGGTCCGCACTGGAGGTGCACACCAGCTGACCGGTGTCCGGCGGGCGTCGCTCAGCGGGCCAGGCCCAGGGTGACGCCCAGTCCGACGAGCACCGACCCGATGCCCCGGTTGAGGGCCTTCTGCCACTTCAGCATCGAGGTGCGCAGGCGCGAGCTCGAGAAGAACAGCGCGACCAGGGCGAACCAGCCGAAGTGGGCGGCGGACATGAACAGCCCGTAGCCGGCCTGCTGCCACACGCTGGTTCCGGGCCCGACGACCTGGGTGAAGGTCGACACGACGAAGAGCGTGGTCTTGGGGTTCAGCGCGTTGGTGAGGAAGCCGGTGCGCAGGGCCCCGAACCGCGTCAGCTGTGGCTTGGACTCCAGGTCGACGTCGAGATCGCCGCGGGCGAAGAAGGTGCGCAGCCCGATGTAGACGAGATAGGCGGCGCCGACCAGCTTGATCGCGGTGAACAGGGCGGTGGACGAGGCGATCAGCAGCCCGACGCCGAGCATCGTGTACGTGACGTGGACGAGTACGCCCGCGGCGACCCCGGCGGCGGCCATGAGCCCCGTCGTGCGGCCGTAGAGATAGCTGTTGCGGATGACCATCGCGAAGTCCGCGCCCGGACTGATGACGGCCAGGACGGTGATGACTGCGACGGCGATGAGCTCGGTCATGGGCGGATGATCTCCTCGGTCCTTAGCCCTTGTCGAGGGTGTACGGGGCGGGGGCGTCGTCCTCGCCCTCGTCCTCGTCCGTCGGCACCAGGTCGCGCACCAGCAGAGTCGCTCCGGCGACGGCACCCGGCATCAGGAACACGGCGACGAACGGAACGAGGAAGGCGAGCCCCAGCGGCACGCCGAAACCGAGGGTCAGCAGGCGACGCCCGCGCAGCAGGGCGAGCCGGTCCTTCAGGACCATGCCGCGGCGCTGGAGCGCGACGGCCGTGAGTTCCTCGGCGAGGAAGTAGCCGGTGACGCAGAAGCCGATCACGGGGACGACGGTCTGACCGACGACCGGAATGAACCCGAAACCGAAGAGCACCACCGAGTACAGCCCCACCCGCACCAGGATGCGAACGCTGTCACGGGCGGATATCCACAGCTCCCGCCAGAGCGGCAGCCCGGACTCGGGAACCTCGCCGCCCTCCGTACGGTCGACCTGCTCGGAGAGCGACTCGTAGAAGGGCTGGCCGACCAGCAGCGTCACGGCGGTGAACGTGATCACGGCGAGGAAGAGCCCGAGCCCGAAGACCAGCACGGTCAGGGTGGTGCGGAGCAGACCGGCCCAGGGCGACGACCAGTCGTCGGCGAAGGGGGTCGCCCAGGTCACCAGAGTGTCGGCGCCATAGCCGAGGCCGACCAGCGCTGCCGCGTACAGGACGAGGGTGATGAGCCCGGGCAGCAGCCCGAAGCCGAACCAGCGTCCGTGCCGGCCGACCCATCGCTGCCCCTTGACCAAGTAGCCGAAGCCCACCCCTAGATCACGCATTGCGTCAGGGTACTGGTGGGGGATGTGGCCCCTCCCGTCGCGGTGGCCCGGTGCACGGCCGAGGACCGCACCCCCTCGCGGGGATGCGGCCCTCGCGGGGATGCGGCCCTCGGCCGGTTGCGAGCGGTCAGGCAACCGACAGCTCTACCTTGATGTTGGATGAGACCAATGGGCGCCCCTGAGCGGCTTTCAGGCCAGGGAGACGATCATCTTCCCGGTGTTCTCGCCGCGCAGCAGACCGAGGAAGGCGTCGAAGCCGTTCTCGATGCCGTCGACGAAGGTCTCGCGGTACTTCAGCTCGCCCGAGGCCAGCCAGCCGGCCACGTCCTGGACGAACTGCGGCTGGAGCGCGGCGTGATCGCCGACGAGCATGCCCTGGATGCGCAGCCGCTTGCCGATGACGAGGGCGAGGTTGCGCGGGCCGGGGGTCGGCTCGGTCGCGTTGTACTGGGCGATCATTCCGCAGAGGGTGACGCGGCCGTGCACGTTGAGCGAGGAGATCGCGGCTTCGAGGTGTTCGCCGCCGACGTTGTCGAAGTAGACGTCGATGCCGTCGGGGGCGGCCTCGCGCAGCTGCTCGGCGACCGGGCCGTTCTTGTAGTTGAAGGCCGCGTCGAAGCCGTACTCCTCGACGAGGAGCTTGACCTTCTCGTCGGATCCGGCCGAGCCGATGACCCGTGAGGCGCCCTTGAGCTTCGCCATCTGGCCGACCTGGCTGCCGACCGCACCGGCCGCTCCGGAGACGAAGACGGCGTCGCCCGCCTTGAAGGAGGCGACCTCGAAGAGGCCCGCGTAGGCGGTGAGACCGGTCATGCCGAGCACGCCGAGATAGGCGGAGAGCGGGGCGAGCGACGGGTCGACCTTCACCACGCGCTCGGCCGGGACCTCGGCGTACTCGCGCCAGCCGAGGCCGTGCAGGACGTGGTCACCGACCGCGATACCCGCCGCGTTCGACGCGACGACCTCGCCGACCGCTCCGCCGTCCATGGGGTGATCGAGCTTGAAGGGCGGGGTGTACGACTTCACGTCGTTCATCCTTCCCCTCATGTACGGATCGACCGAGAAGTGCAGGTTACGGACGAGGACGCGCCCCTCGCCCGGAGCGGTGACCGGGGCCTCACGCAGTGCGAAATCCTCGGCCTTCGGCCAGCCGTGCGGGCGGGCCACGAGGTGCCATTCACGGCTGGACGCGGGAAGTGCTGCAGACATGGGCTCCGGGTCTCCTCAATGAAAATACTTCATGACGTGAAACAACCATGCTCCTGGATATTTCATATTGTCAAGTAACCGGTTATCGTGGGTGTCATGGCCACCACCCGTACAGACCCTCTGACCCTCGAAGTCGTCGAGCTCATCGGCACCGTCGTGGCGCGTTACTACGAGGAGTACGACGAGGCCGCGGCGGCCCACTCCCTCACCGGCGCCCAGGCGCGCGTTCTCGGGCTGCTCGCCCTGGAGCCGATACCCATGCGCAGGATCGCCCAGAAGCTGAAGTGCGAGCCGTCGAATGTCACCGGCATCGTCGACCGGCTGGAGACCCGCGGCCTGGTGGAGCGCAGGCCGGATCCGGCCGACCGGCGGGTGAAGCTGGCCGCCCCGACGGAGAAGGGCGCGCGGACGGCGCAGGAGCTGCGCGATTCGCTCACGTTCGCCCGGGAGCCGCTGGCCGAGCTGTCGGACGAGGACCGGGCGACGCTGCGGGACCTGCTGCGGCGCATGCTGGGAGAGTCGGGCCCGCGCCACAGCTGAGGGCAGGGCGTGGCCGGGGGCCGGGCGGGCTCGGGGGCCGGGCGGGCTCGGGGGCCGGGCGGACTCGGGGCAGAACGCTCAGGAACAGAACCAGGTCAGGGGCAGACCCGGGTCAGGAGCCACCCCGGGCAGGAGCAGAACGCTCAGGAGCAGAACCAGAGGAACCAGCACGTCTCGGAGCGGGTCGGCGTCGGCGTCGGCGTCGGGGTGGGCGACGCCGGGGGTGCCGGCCGCGTCGGTCCGCCGCCGGGCCGGGCCGGGTCCGACGGATCGCCGGGCGCCCCCTCGGTGGCGTCGGGGCCGGGCGCCAGGTCCGTGGGGGCGGAGGGCGCGGCGGATTCCGGTACCGGCGCGGCGGCGGAATCCTCGGGGCGGGGGCTGTCCGCGCCGGAATCCTCGGGGCGGGCGCTGCCCGTCGCCCCACCCGCACCCGTGGCACCGGCGGGATGCGCATCGGTGGCCGGGAGCACGGAGGGGCCGTCCACCGGGCCGGGCCGTTCGGCCGCGTCGCTCGCCGAGAGTGCCGGGGCCGGCTCGGTCGCATCCGGGACCGCTTCGCGTACGTAGTCCGAGGCGCGGTCGTCGCCGTTCGGCTCGATGGCCAGCTCGGCCAGGCTCAGCAGCCCCGCCGCGAGCACCACGCCGATTGCGACGAGCAGGGACGTCCGGCCCCGACGGCGGTGTGCACGCTTGCCACGCCGCTGCGCCCCGGCCCTCCGGTCCGGCCTGCGGGAACCGGAGGTGCCGCGCGCGGGGCGGGCAGCATCGCGCCCCCCGCGGCGTCCCGCGAGCCGGGGCGGTGCGGACGGTTCGCGCTCCGCATCCGGCTCGTGGCCGGCAAACGCGGGCGTGGCGTAGTGGCTCAGCGCCTCCGCGGGGGTTCCGCATCCGGCACAGGCCAGGGCGCCGTTGAGATGCCGTTGGCACGGGTGGCAGTAATCCATGGCGCCCGCAGATTAGATGCCAGTAGGACAACATAGATAGCCGCCCATGTGAGGATCCTGTGTGGAAATGTTGAAACCATGACCGCGCCCACGCCTTTCGGCCCTCGTGAGTTCCAGCTCGTCCTGCTGCGCCGGATGGCCGACCATCAGCCCGCCCTCGTCGACGAGGCCCGGCAGGAGCTGAGTGCCTCGCTCGCCGAGATGCGGGAGGCCAACCGGCGTTGGCAGGCCATGGTGCGGGCGCCACGGGGGCGGGGCGCCCTGCGGCGCTACCGTTCGGTGCTCGGCGAGCCCGAGTCGTCCGTACACCGCACGATCGGCGATCTGGAGTGCGACGCGCTGCTGTGGCCGGTGCCGCTCTGGCCGGATCTGCGGTTCGAGGTGATGATCGCGCCGGGCGGGGCCGTATGGAACGAATGGCTGGTGCGGGCGCCGGGAGCGCCGGGCCCCGAACTGCGTACCGTCCAGGATCTGCGCCCCTGGTCGGGCACGGTGGACGAGGTCGCCCGGGCCTTCGCCCCGGCCCGTCCGATGGAGGGCAGCCCGCCGACCCGGTGGGCGCTCGCGATCGACGCGCCCGACACGGGTGAATCGTATGTCGCCGAATTCACCTGGGGGCTGTTCCAGCGACTGCTGCCCGGCTGACCTCTGCGTACCGCGCGCCCTGTCACTCCGTCAGCCCGGACCCCCTACGGCTCATCCCGACGGGCGCGACGACTCCGAACGGCGCACGATGCGAAGAGAGCCGGCTGCCGCCGGAATCCCCTCAGTGCTCTCGGGAGAACCTGCCGTGACCGTCAGCCTTGAGCAGTTGCGCCGTTGCCATGTCGCCGTCGACCTCGGGGCCGCCCGGACCCGTGTGTACGTCAAGGGACTCGGGCTCGTCGTCGACGAGCCGAGCGCCGCCGCCGTGAACACCCGTACCGGCTCGCTCATCGCCGTCGGCGAACTCGCCGAAAAGATGACGGGCCGCACCCCCGACTACATCCGGGTGGTCCGCCCGGTCACCGGTGGAACCGTCATCGACATCGAGATGGCCCAGCGGATGCTCCGCCAGCTGCTCGGCGAGAAGCTCCGCCGCCAGCTGCGCCGCAAGCCCCGGCTGCGGGCCGCCGCCTGCACCCCGCACGACAGCGATCCGCTCGCCCAGCGGGCCACCGTCGAAACCCTGGTGGGGCTGGGCGCGCGGCGGGTCGAGCTGGTCGACACCCTGATCGCGGCGGCCGTCGGCTGCGGGCTCCCCGTCGAGCAGCCGACCGCGACCATGATCATGGTGTGCGGGGCGGCGACCACCCAGATCGCGGTGCTCTCGCTCGGCTCGATCGTGACCGCCGTACGTGTCCCGGTCGGCGGCGACGCCATCGACCACACGGTGATCCAGTATCTGCGCCAGCACCACGAGTTGATGCTGCCGAGCCAGTCCGTACGACCGCTGCAACTGGCGCTCAGCGGCAGCGGTCCGAGCTCGCACCGGCCCGTGACGACCAAGATCCACGGCCGGGACGTGGCGACCGGTCTGGCCCGCTCGGTGGAGGTCGACACCGCCGCCGTGCGGAAGGCGATCCACGCCCCGCTGACCGCCGTGCTCGACGGTCTCGGCAAGATCCTCCGCGACTGCCCGCCCGATCTGGTGGCCGACCTGGTCGACTGCGGGATCATGATGGTCGGCGGCAGCGCGCTGCTGCCCGGCCTCGACCAGATGCTGCGGGAGGCGACGGGCATGTCCGTGCACATCGCGGACCGGCCCGACGTGTGCTCCGTACTGGGGCTCGGTGCGATGCTGGACGGGAAGATCGAGCCGATGGTCCTCGACCCGCTCGCCTGCTGAGCCCCGCGGGGGTGCGCGCGTGTCCGACGAGACGGAGAACCGGGCGGCGGCGCACCCGCACGCGGGGCCCCCGGACGCGGAGCCGGCCGACGCGACCGGCCGTGCGCGGACGGCCCGGCTGCCGATGCTCCTGGAAGCGGTGCCGAGCGTCGGCACCACTCTCGAACTGCGGGCCACTCTCCAGCAGATCGTGGACACCGCCACCGCGCTGACGGAGGCCCGCTACGGCGCGCTCGGCGTACTCGACCCCGGGCGCGGCACGATCACCGAGCTGTTGACCTCGGGCCTCGGCGACGCCGAGCGGCAGCGCATCGGGCGGTTCCCGGGCGGGCACTCGGGGATGCTCGGCCTCCTCATCGCCGAACC
This region includes:
- a CDS encoding beta-glucosidase family protein, with the protein product MAGASTPTNPDAAREAAVDAALAALGLDDKARLLAGQDMWSLPALPAVGLGSLVMSDGPIGVRGVAWSADDPSVALPSPTALAATWDPVLARRAGRLLAQEARRKGVHVLLAPTVNLHRSPLGGRHFEAYSEDPYLTGEIGTGYVRGVQDGGVGTTVKHFVANDAETDRFTVDNLVAPRTLREIYLAPFERIVKNAHPWGIMAAYNRVNGSTMTEHRYLQNAVLRGEWGFDGYVVSDWLAARSTVAAVEGGLDVAMPGPGTVYGKALADAVRAGDVEESVVDGAVRNVLRLAARVGILDGAPPVVDGAAYPETIDGDALAREVARRSFVLVRNERAVLPVDPAAVRKVALSGALARDARVLGGGSAQVFPHHIVSPLDGLTTALPEGAVDYRVGADPNDDLTPAEQGFELRALCCDASGTVIGTAPLHNGTLQWIADDLPEGVSREALHSVEITGTFVPRDSGEHIFGTRGTGALTLTVAGETLYDDVHRVTDSTDPGEAFFGNPLERGRITLTAGEAVEVSLRQIPDTLGDDAAILGVSFSFCHLGPRRDHGELIAEAVESARAADTAIVVVGTTERVESEGFDRTDLKLPGHQDDLVRAVAAVNPNTVVIVNSGSPVELPWRDEVAAVLLSWFPGQEAGHALADVLLGAEEPGGRLPTTWPVALADVPVSNTTPTDGELSYDEGVFVGYRAWEKAGTVPAYPFGHGLGYTTWEYETLTAGPDSATVRVRNTGTRPGAETVQLYLAPRDDSAERPARWLAGFARVEAAPGESAEVVIPLERRAYEIWDESAYDWTLVPGTYEVQAARSLGDVRLTTAVDIKAVDIKAMDIKAVDIKAVDTKAVDTKAVDTAG
- a CDS encoding TetR/AcrR family transcriptional regulator; amino-acid sequence: MVRARSTERRAEILRATLEVIAERGYRGASLSAVAERVGLSQQGLLHYFPTKEALLIAVLEDRDRWDTGGSPRSDGTWRTDLLGSLVEYNAMRPGIVQTFSALLGESVTEGHPAREFFTHRYTQVRASMAATLRAEYGERLPGGLTPERAAPLLVAIMDGLQYQWLLDPDSVDMPVAFQDFLALLRSAEPEAPENPRS
- a CDS encoding flavin monoamine oxidase family protein, whose protein sequence is MTSKPTGTSSGLPSRRTMITGAAAGAAALATTAVGSANAATPHAVGAAAASGTALAPTAAPGSDWNACLTIARAILVRDEQDQPLVPAYRDILLSKGLPRSRKAPKKVLVVGAGPAGLTAAHLLRGAGHDVTVIEANGNRVGGRIKTFRTGGHEHAKAPFADPKQYAEAGAMRIPDSHPLVTGLIDSFDLKRRPFYLVDVDTEGRPVNHTWIHVNGVRMRKADYAAKPQAINRSFGVPAEFENKTAATIVRDAFKPVRQEFEGKEGRELVEGWARVIQRYGHWSMFRFLTEAAKLDERTIDLIGTVENLTSRLHLAFVHSFIGASLISPDTAFFELPDGTATLADAMYKRVRDLVRLDRRATRISHGANSVRVETISEGRDGKPLVRETFTGDRAIITVPFSGLRHIPVAPLLSYGKRRAITEIHYDAATKVLLEFSRRWWEFEEKDWKTELDRIKPGLYDAYRLGRAPADGSLLGAHPSVPPGQLPPNQRVHYAAYRATARNQPEAAHVIGGGSVTDNPNRFMFQPSHPVKGSAGGVVLASYSWADDALKWDSLDDDERYPHALGGVQDVYGQRVEVFYTGVGATQSWMRDPYAYGEASVLLPGQHTELFADVRSVEGPLHFAGCHTSIKPAWIEGALESAVRSALEVHTS
- a CDS encoding LysE family translocator, with amino-acid sequence MTELIAVAVITVLAVISPGADFAMVIRNSYLYGRTTGLMAAAGVAAGVLVHVTYTMLGVGLLIASSTALFTAIKLVGAAYLVYIGLRTFFARGDLDVDLESKPQLTRFGALRTGFLTNALNPKTTLFVVSTFTQVVGPGTSVWQQAGYGLFMSAAHFGWFALVALFFSSSRLRTSMLKWQKALNRGIGSVLVGLGVTLGLAR
- a CDS encoding EI24 domain-containing protein, producing MRDLGVGFGYLVKGQRWVGRHGRWFGFGLLPGLITLVLYAAALVGLGYGADTLVTWATPFADDWSSPWAGLLRTTLTVLVFGLGLFLAVITFTAVTLLVGQPFYESLSEQVDRTEGGEVPESGLPLWRELWISARDSVRILVRVGLYSVVLFGFGFIPVVGQTVVPVIGFCVTGYFLAEELTAVALQRRGMVLKDRLALLRGRRLLTLGFGVPLGLAFLVPFVAVFLMPGAVAGATLLVRDLVPTDEDEGEDDAPAPYTLDKG
- a CDS encoding NADP-dependent oxidoreductase, which codes for MSAALPASSREWHLVARPHGWPKAEDFALREAPVTAPGEGRVLVRNLHFSVDPYMRGRMNDVKSYTPPFKLDHPMDGGAVGEVVASNAAGIAVGDHVLHGLGWREYAEVPAERVVKVDPSLAPLSAYLGVLGMTGLTAYAGLFEVASFKAGDAVFVSGAAGAVGSQVGQMAKLKGASRVIGSAGSDEKVKLLVEEYGFDAAFNYKNGPVAEQLREAAPDGIDVYFDNVGGEHLEAAISSLNVHGRVTLCGMIAQYNATEPTPGPRNLALVIGKRLRIQGMLVGDHAALQPQFVQDVAGWLASGELKYRETFVDGIENGFDAFLGLLRGENTGKMIVSLA
- a CDS encoding MarR family winged helix-turn-helix transcriptional regulator, which codes for MATTRTDPLTLEVVELIGTVVARYYEEYDEAAAAHSLTGAQARVLGLLALEPIPMRRIAQKLKCEPSNVTGIVDRLETRGLVERRPDPADRRVKLAAPTEKGARTAQELRDSLTFAREPLAELSDEDRATLRDLLRRMLGESGPRHS
- a CDS encoding SCO2400 family protein, which produces MDYCHPCQRHLNGALACAGCGTPAEALSHYATPAFAGHEPDAEREPSAPPRLAGRRGGRDAARPARGTSGSRRPDRRAGAQRRGKRAHRRRGRTSLLVAIGVVLAAGLLSLAELAIEPNGDDRASDYVREAVPDATEPAPALSASDAAERPGPVDGPSVLPATDAHPAGATGAGGATGSARPEDSGADSPRPEDSAAAPVPESAAPSAPTDLAPGPDATEGAPGDPSDPARPGGGPTRPAPPASPTPTPTPTPTRSETCWFLWFCS
- a CDS encoding rod shape-determining protein, whose translation is MTVSLEQLRRCHVAVDLGAARTRVYVKGLGLVVDEPSAAAVNTRTGSLIAVGELAEKMTGRTPDYIRVVRPVTGGTVIDIEMAQRMLRQLLGEKLRRQLRRKPRLRAAACTPHDSDPLAQRATVETLVGLGARRVELVDTLIAAAVGCGLPVEQPTATMIMVCGAATTQIAVLSLGSIVTAVRVPVGGDAIDHTVIQYLRQHHELMLPSQSVRPLQLALSGSGPSSHRPVTTKIHGRDVATGLARSVEVDTAAVRKAIHAPLTAVLDGLGKILRDCPPDLVADLVDCGIMMVGGSALLPGLDQMLREATGMSVHIADRPDVCSVLGLGAMLDGKIEPMVLDPLAC